In Acidisarcina polymorpha, the DNA window CACAGGAACACTTTGCCGCTTATTTCACCGAATTGATCAAGATCAAGCTTCGGTCACGGGTTCGCAGGCCCGAAGACATCGAGGACATCCGACAAGAGACATTCAGCCGGGTTCTGCGTACGTTGCGCACCCAGCAGGGTCTCCGAAATCCCGAAAAGCTGGGCGCGTATGTGAATTCCACTTGCAACAATGTGTTGCTGGAGTACTATCGCGCTCCCGCCCATGAATCGCCGGTCGAGGACGAAGAACAGGTTCAGGAATACCCAGACGCCAGCTCCGGAGTGCTCGATCACCTGGTCTCTCGGGAGGTCCAGGCCCAGGTGCAGCAAGTCCTTGAACACCTTTCCGAACGCGACCGGCGGCTGATTCGCGAGGTCCTGCTGCAAGAGCGAAGTAAGGACGAGGTTTGTGAGGAAATAGGGGTGAACCGGGACTATCTGCGGGTGCTGCTTCACCGCGCCCTCAAATCTTTCAAGGAGGAATATCTGGAGAGGACCAGCCAGCCCGCCGGAACGATGTACAGGCGATAGAGCTGCCGTACAGCCATCGCAATTTGGCAGGCCATGCTCAGGGAAAGCAAAGAGCGAATCTTCGGCAATTCACTGCCGCTCTAAGCCTCATGAAACGTTTTGGCTGGTAACGTCACTAATCATCAGAGATGGAATTACCAATGGACCATAAACAAGCATTAGAGATGATGGCAGTGGAAAAATACCTCCTCAACGAATTCGCCCTAGAGGAACGGGAGCAGTTTGAGGAGCATTTTTTTTCCTGCCACGAATGCGCGGAAGACATCCGGGTCGGCACCGCGCTGATGGAACACGGAAAGCAGATTTTCGAACTAGAAGGGCCAAACAGCAAGGAGGCTCCGACATCAAGAGCACGGCTCAGGCCGGAACCGTCCAGTCGCAGCCGAGACTGGTTTGCGTGGCTGCGGCCTGTATTCACCGTGCCCGCATTGGCGATACTGTTGGTGACGGTCGCGGTCCAAAATCTGGTCCAGGTGCCGGCCTTGCAGCGATCGCTGATGGTCATGAATTCGCCCGAGGTCCTGCCCTCAGCCTATCTCGCGAGTGGGGGCACGCGCGGGGAGAACCAAGTGGTTGTGGCTAAGCGCGGCCAGCCGTTCTTACTGCAGGTTGACATTCCCGGGGAGAGTAACGCCGTCTACTCGGCGGAGCTCTACGACGCCGCGGGACAAAGGCGTTGGCCGAAGAGCTTAACGATCCCGGCAGACGTCGCAAAGCAGGATCTTCCGTTGCGAGTTCCTGGCGGCCTAGAGGCGGGGAATTATTCGCTGGTGGTCAGCCAGGCGGGAACTGTCGGCCCGGCTGAGGTTGGCCGCTATACATTCACTCTGCGCTTGAAATAGGCAGAAAACGACGGCATGGGTGTTTTGGAGGCGGAGATGGATGACGGCAATGAAGTAACCCACTACTACCACGCGAATGCAGACGCGTTTGGCGGCGTCCTGGAAAGACCTTTCAACCTGACACTTCCGGTGTTAGCGGCGAGCTCTTTACCGAGCGTAGGCGGCTATCACTCGGCACGGGCTGACAATGTTCGCGTTGCGGAGATGATCTCGGTCAAGAGCGCTTACACCCAGGTAGGAGGCACCAAGAATCATAAAGACGGGAGTTTCACTACCTTCGTGCGTTCCGTGGTCGAGGACCTGAATATCAAGGACGTCTTCCATGCCGAGCGGATCGCTTTGGAGCTTCAAACCGAACATCCTCCAAAAGACCATTATCCAACAGTTTCTTTCAAAAACACGGAGTACCGCGGCCTGCGCGCCGGTGACTGCACCTTTGAGCCGCAATTGCGGCTCGACATCTGCGATCGCAACGGCGGTAAGAATTACCCGAAGAACCCGTATTTGACAGATTCCAAACTGCTCAAATATGCCAAGAACCAGAGCAAGAAGATCGCGGATGGTTGCTCCTCGTCAGAGATGCGCAAAGTTCCCGTCTTTGACCGGTTATTCCAAAGGCATTCGGGCGATGGACCGAATAGCGGCGCTAAGATTAAACAACGCGGCAATGTTATAGTCTCAGTCGTTGATGGGATCGTGACGACAGGGAGTTTCGCCGGGAAAACAGGCGGCCATGTGATCGACATTCCCGGATTCGGGCGCATATACCTAGGTGAGTTGCTCGTCCATCACAATTCGTTCGATCTGACCTTACTCCGGGTGGAATTGGGATGTCCCACACAGGGAAATGTCGCCGTAGCACATGGAAGCGCGAATGGCAGCAACTCGGGTGGAAACCGTTAGCCGTTACTGCCGCTCTGGTTATGGCCTTCTCAGTGGGCTGTACTAGAGATTTGGTCCCAGAAAAGCTTTATCAAGAAGCAGAGTCTTTTCGTCAAAGGGGCGACCTGAATCAAGCTCAGGTAGATGCAGACCAGGGTTATCAACGATTCTTGTCATTGGACCCGGTTGCAGCGGCAAAATTTCGTCTTCTCCAGGCTCAGATCATGTTGGCGAAAGGCGGGTACTCTTCGGCAATCGCAGCGCTGGACAACTCGCCATCGAAGCTCTTCACAGATTGCGAACTCAATGCGCGAAGACATCTGCTTCAAGCGGTGGCCTACGACCGGCTCGGGCAAGACTCCAAAGTCGAATCCAGTATGCGGGAGGCGAGCCAGCCTTGCCCCCAAGGCAGCCTTAGCCTCACCGAAGATATTGCGATCCGACGAGGCGAACTCCTTGACGATCCGGCAACCGCTGAGTCGGACTATCGCTTCGCGTTGGGCATCGATCGACAGCTCGGGGACAGCTTTCGTGAAGCTCGGGCGCTGCTTGATCTTTGCAACGCGGCTCAACTGGAGGAACGATACGACGAGTCGATCGCATGGGGCGTTGCTGCACTGAATATCTCAAAATCGAAAGGGTATAAGGTCCTCGAGGAGATTTCCGAGGGGAACCTGGCCTGGAACTACTACAAGCTCGGCGACTTTAGCGATGCGCTTCCGTTGTCCCTCCAGGCTGAGGAGTTGGCGCGCGTCATTGGCGAAGGTCCCGAGCGCATCCGGCGTCG includes these proteins:
- a CDS encoding RNA polymerase sigma factor, translating into MEFCVFDESYVERLRAGDFRTQEHFAAYFTELIKIKLRSRVRRPEDIEDIRQETFSRVLRTLRTQQGLRNPEKLGAYVNSTCNNVLLEYYRAPAHESPVEDEEQVQEYPDASSGVLDHLVSREVQAQVQQVLEHLSERDRRLIREVLLQERSKDEVCEEIGVNRDYLRVLLHRALKSFKEEYLERTSQPAGTMYRR
- a CDS encoding zf-HC2 domain-containing protein translates to MDHKQALEMMAVEKYLLNEFALEEREQFEEHFFSCHECAEDIRVGTALMEHGKQIFELEGPNSKEAPTSRARLRPEPSSRSRDWFAWLRPVFTVPALAILLVTVAVQNLVQVPALQRSLMVMNSPEVLPSAYLASGGTRGENQVVVAKRGQPFLLQVDIPGESNAVYSAELYDAAGQRRWPKSLTIPADVAKQDLPLRVPGGLEAGNYSLVVSQAGTVGPAEVGRYTFTLRLK